In Deefgea piscis, the genomic window GGCTTGATTTGGGCTGTATCAAAACTCACCAAAAAAAGCAGCTCAGGTAATGATATCCAAGCGGTGATTGCACGCGATAAACAACCATTAACAACAGCAAAAGTAAGTACGAATACTATTTCGAGCCATTCCATAAAATCACCAACTCGAGAGCACGCAATTACAAACGAAGACATTCCCATTCAAGTAAGAGTTAATACCGCACAGACTGATGCATCTGAGTATCGAATTCCTGCCCCACCTTCTGGGTCGGGTTCACAAAAATGGATTCCAATAGGTCAGTATATCGAGGTTGCAGGAACCACGATTACTGGTGGAATGGTTTACGTAGGGACCACTACTCATTTTGGGAATACCCCTGACCCTTCATTAATAGTGACCAATAAACCCGTTGCAAAATATGGTGACTACACTGAGCGACAATTTAGTTATTGGCCAAGTTATTCAGAGATTTCGGATTCTGCGCGTCGAGCTTATCTGAATTGGCTAGCTGGTGGCAGAAAGGACCCTGAAGCTGAAATTGGATTTGTATTTTTATTTTTCTACGGTCTTGAACGCCGAGTATTGGTTGATTCTCAGACAGACCCTATTGCAAAAGCCGAATTACCATTAATAGCACAAGAGCTGCAGCGTTTATTAAAGATTTATGGCCCAGCCTCGGGCTCATTCCGTAGTTATGCCGGCCAGTTATATGACTGGATATCCATGAGCGATTGTGCTGATTCTCTGTATCTGAAGCCAGTACCAACATTTCCAAAATCATATGATGTGCCAGTGTATATTCGCCTTGCTCTTGGGCAGGCGGCGATAGATAGTGCTCCCGTACCTGCAACTCTTGCACTTGCATGGATTAAGCATGCGCCCAACATTTCATTAAGGACCCCAGCAACTCGTTGCGAGAGTGAGTTCAGCAGACTGTTTACATTACGCTATCACGAGAAATTTGTTGAAGGACTTCAGTTACCTCGCAACAAAACCAAACTGAAATTTCAATACCGCCCAGCGTCAGCCGGTTTGCTGCGCAATGGTGAGACAAAACTGAGCTTTGGTGATATTCCTGATGTAACTGTACTTACTGGGCCATTGAAAAAGTTGCAGGAAATAGTCGAATCAACGACAAAAGAGTTGGAGTCATATAGCCGTTACTTATCAAAGAATTTGGAAGGTAGCACTGAGCTTGAAGGTGTATTGCTCTTGCCACCATTGTTGTGGCCTGACAATTTAACTTTAGCGTTGAAGAGCATTCAATCAGGAATGGAGGATGGCGAGATAGTAATGCCATATCAAAAACTACTTTCCGTATTAAATGCCAAATCAGTGCTAACAAAAGATAAAGCAATTACGTTAGCCAAAGCTTTAGAGTCGATGGGCATCGGCATAGAACCAAATCTACTTGGTGGCGCAAAACTACCTAAACCAGAAGACACAGTCGTTTTATTTGATATTCCGGCTGGGGAAATTGTTTCTCCAATAACACCAGCTTATCAGATAGCCGTATTGACTCTTCAGCTTGCCTCATCGATTGCAGCAGCGGATGGAGATTTCGATGCAAAAGAATCCGCACTTTTGCGTGAGCAAATTCAAAGCTGGACACATCTAACTCCGTATCACATCCGCCGTTTATTGGCGCTGCTTCGCTTGCTCGTTATTTCCCCTGCATCCCTGACATCACTAAAAAAACAACTCGAGCCGTTGGATACAGAGACAAAAGAAGTTCTTGGCTCATTTATGGCAACAGTTGCTCAAACAGATGAAAAGGTTACGGTTGAAGAAATCAAGATGCTTGAGAAGGTGTACAAAGTCCTTGGCATTGATAGCAAAAAAGTATTTAGTGATATTCATGCGGCAAGTCCCGATACTCCTTCAACGACACCAACCACAAAAAAAACAGACATTTCAACTTTCAAACTCGACCCTGCACGCATTGCGGTCTTGCAACAAGACACCGCCAAAGTTTCAGCCTTACTAGCCAATATTTTCAATGAAGAAGCTCAAATTTCAACGCCTAGTTCATCTTCTGAAGTTGCTATCGAGCAGGATGATTCCGAAACAATAGCAAAACAGAGCTATTTGCTTGGCCTTGATGAGTCGCATGACGCACTAGCTCGTATGCTACTTTCAAGACCACAATGGAATCGTGAAGAGTTACTTGATGTCGCGTCAGACCTTGATTTGATGCTTGACGGTGCGCTTGAGCGCATCAATGAAGCAGCATACGACGTTCATGACATCCCATTCACCGAAGGTGAAGACCCAATTGAAGTTAACGCTGAAGTTCTGGAGAAAATTGAAGCATGACCATCACTATTCGCCCTAAAGACCGAGATGCAGTCATTCAATCACTACGTGCCGGTGTAGTTCCTCGCACTGGCCAACATTTAATTCAAGTTGGACGTACGAATGAAATCGAAACTCTAATTGGTGATATAGACCGTATTGCAGACGGCGGGTCTGCATTCCGTATCGTTACTGGTGAATATGGTGCCGGCAAAACTTTTTTCCTTAATTTAGTACGCACAGTCGCGCTCGAAAAAAAACTAGTCGTAGCAAGTGCAGACTTAAACCCTGACCGCAGACTTCACGCCAGTGGTGGCCAAGCTCGGTCGCTCTATGCCGAGTTGATGCGCAACATCTCGACCAGAACCAAACCAGATGGTGGCGCGCTAGCTGGAATTGTCGAAAAATTCATTTCCACCGCAAAATTGGAAGCCAAAGCAAATGGACTTTCAACCGAAACAGTCATTAGAGAAAAGCTAAATCATCTAACAGAATTAGTGAATGGCTATGACTTCGCCGATGTCATTGCAGCATATTGCCGTGGTGTTGAAGAGGGCCTCGAGCAACTAAAAGCCGATGCAATCCGCTGGCTACGTGGCGAATTCACTACCAAAACAGATGCTAAGCAGGCCTTAGGTGTGCGTAGCATTGTTGATGATTCAGCTGTTTACGACCAATTGAAGTTGCTTGCTCGCTTTGTTCGGTTAGCTGGATTCTCGGGCTTGCTCGTGAGTCTCGATGAGCTAGTAAATTTGTACAAGCTTTCAAATACGCAAGCAAGAAATGCCAATTATGAGCAAATCTTACGCATTTTGAATGACTCGCTGCAAGGGTCCGCAGACGGCCTTGGTTTTGTTCTTGGAGGAACGCCAGAGTTCTTACTTGATACAAGGCGAGGGTTATACAGCTATCCAGCACTTCAAAGTCGCTTGGCTCAAAACACATTTGCTGTGGGTGGCTTAGTGGACTTCACTGGCCCAGTCGTACGACTTTCAAGTCTGACACCTGAAGACTTTTATGTGTTACTTCAAAATATTCGACATGTTTATGCTGCTGGTGACCAAGCAAAGCATTTGATTCCAGACCAAGGAATTTTTAGCTTTATGGAACACTGCTCAAGCCGTATCGGAGATAGCTATTTCCGAACACCACGAACCACCATAACTTCGTTTATAAATCTTCTGGCAGTTTTAGAACAAAACACTGGAGCTGCTTGGCAAGATTTACTTGGAGGAATCGAAGTAATAGCAGATACAGATGGTTTAGCTGATGCGCACGTCGATTCAGACGATGTAGACGAGTTTGCTTCATTCAAAATGTAACTGAGTTATTAGTTTATGGCAGCTTCATCGTCTTACTATTTACTGGATGAGCGGATTCAGCACTTTCTCTGGTCAGAGGGTTGGGAGTCGCTACGCCAAGCCCAAGAAGAAGCAATTCCCATTATTGTCGCTGGAGACTGTGATGTAATCGTTGCCGCTGCAACAGCTACTGGTAAAACTGAAGCTGCTTTTCTACCCGCATTAACGTATCTGCTCCAGAGTGAGAATCACGGCTTAATTGTTTATGTAAGCCCACTTAAAGCGCTCATCAATGACCAGTTTGGTCGACTTGACCGTCTCTGTGAACAATTAGAAATACCCGTCTGGCCTTGGCATGGCGATATATCGGCCTCAACAAAAACGCGGTTTATGGCTAAACGGCAAGGGGTGCTTCTTATCACCCCAGAGTCCCTTGAAGCACTGTTATGTAATCGTGGTACATCTATCAACGCGATTTTTGAAAACGCGGCTTACTTTGTTATCGACGAGCTTCATGCGTTTATTGGTTCTGAGCGGG contains:
- a CDS encoding tellurite resistance TerB family protein, with amino-acid sequence MARQKKSSAGNVVVIVIACIVALVASVPKEIWIGLGIIGLIWAVSKLTKKSSSGNDIQAVIARDKQPLTTAKVSTNTISSHSIKSPTREHAITNEDIPIQVRVNTAQTDASEYRIPAPPSGSGSQKWIPIGQYIEVAGTTITGGMVYVGTTTHFGNTPDPSLIVTNKPVAKYGDYTERQFSYWPSYSEISDSARRAYLNWLAGGRKDPEAEIGFVFLFFYGLERRVLVDSQTDPIAKAELPLIAQELQRLLKIYGPASGSFRSYAGQLYDWISMSDCADSLYLKPVPTFPKSYDVPVYIRLALGQAAIDSAPVPATLALAWIKHAPNISLRTPATRCESEFSRLFTLRYHEKFVEGLQLPRNKTKLKFQYRPASAGLLRNGETKLSFGDIPDVTVLTGPLKKLQEIVESTTKELESYSRYLSKNLEGSTELEGVLLLPPLLWPDNLTLALKSIQSGMEDGEIVMPYQKLLSVLNAKSVLTKDKAITLAKALESMGIGIEPNLLGGAKLPKPEDTVVLFDIPAGEIVSPITPAYQIAVLTLQLASSIAAADGDFDAKESALLREQIQSWTHLTPYHIRRLLALLRLLVISPASLTSLKKQLEPLDTETKEVLGSFMATVAQTDEKVTVEEIKMLEKVYKVLGIDSKKVFSDIHAASPDTPSTTPTTKKTDISTFKLDPARIAVLQQDTAKVSALLANIFNEEAQISTPSSSSEVAIEQDDSETIAKQSYLLGLDESHDALARMLLSRPQWNREELLDVASDLDLMLDGALERINEAAYDVHDIPFTEGEDPIEVNAEVLEKIEA
- a CDS encoding ATP-binding protein, whose product is MTITIRPKDRDAVIQSLRAGVVPRTGQHLIQVGRTNEIETLIGDIDRIADGGSAFRIVTGEYGAGKTFFLNLVRTVALEKKLVVASADLNPDRRLHASGGQARSLYAELMRNISTRTKPDGGALAGIVEKFISTAKLEAKANGLSTETVIREKLNHLTELVNGYDFADVIAAYCRGVEEGLEQLKADAIRWLRGEFTTKTDAKQALGVRSIVDDSAVYDQLKLLARFVRLAGFSGLLVSLDELVNLYKLSNTQARNANYEQILRILNDSLQGSADGLGFVLGGTPEFLLDTRRGLYSYPALQSRLAQNTFAVGGLVDFTGPVVRLSSLTPEDFYVLLQNIRHVYAAGDQAKHLIPDQGIFSFMEHCSSRIGDSYFRTPRTTITSFINLLAVLEQNTGAAWQDLLGGIEVIADTDGLADAHVDSDDVDEFASFKM